Within Acidobacteriota bacterium, the genomic segment GAAGAACACGTCGGTGAGGTCGGTCTTGCGCTCCAGGACGAGGTCGGCGACGGTCGCACCGTTGAGGTGGGTCATGCTGACCCCGTGGCCCATGCAGCCGAGGCTGTAAATCACGCGCTCGTCACCGAGCAGCCCGAGGGCGGGCGCCATATCCAGGGTGACCGAGACCGGCCCGCCCCAGCGGTCGGTGAACGCGATCCCTTCGAGGGAAGGAAAGGTCTGGACGACGTCTCGCTCGAGTCCCGCGAAAACCTGGTCGTTCAGGTCGCCGTCCATGTCGGAGCCGTACCGGATCGACACGTCCCGGCCACCCTACGTGAAATGGGCAAGCGCTTGCGCATCATTTTGGCTGGAAGTTCACCGTAGAGACCGGACGAGACGATGGAATAACCGCGTCACGTCGTACGCTCACCCACGCAGGAGGTTTCGATGGGACTACTTGTGGAAGGTGCATGGCAGGACCGGTGGTACGACACGGCGTCGACCGATGGCCGGTTTGTTCGCTCGGAATCTGCCTTTCGAGACAGGGTAGCGGCCGACGGGTCGACTACTTTTCTGCCGGAGACGGGGCGCTACCACCTGTATGTGAGCTACGCCTGTCCGTGGGCGCACCGTACCCTGATCTACCGCACCCTCAAGGGCCTCGAACCGCACATCTCGGTGTCGGTAGTCAATCCGCTCATGTTGGAAAACGGATGGACTTTCGAGGACTGGAAAGGTGTGGTTCCGGATCCAGTTTTCGGTGCGTCTTTTCTGCATCAGGTGTACTCGCGGGCCCGACCGGACTACACCGGGCGGGTTACGGTTCCGGTGCTGTGGGATCTCAAGACCGAGACGATCGTCAACAACGAGTCGTCAGAGATCATCCGGTTCTTCGACCGTGAGTTCGACAGCGTCGGCGCCACGGGTCCGCAATTTTGCCCGCCTGACCTGGAGGACAAGATTGACGAGCTCAACAGCTTCATCTACCAGCACATCAACAATGGTGTCTACCGAGCCGGGTTCGCCACCACCCAGGAAGCTTACGAGGAAGCGCTGATTCCATTGTTCGACGCTTTAGATCAGATCGAGAATCGTCTTTCAGGGAGCCGTTACTTGCTTGGCGAGCGTGTCACCGAGGCCGATTGGCGACTCTTCACAACCATGGTGCGCTTCGATGCGGTCTACGTCGGGCACTTCAAGTGCAACCTGCGGCGGCTGGTGGACTATCCGAACCTGTGGGGATGGACACGAGACCTCTATCAGATTCCGGGTGTGTCGGATACGGTTCATTTCGACCACATCAAGAACCACTACTACCGCTCTCACGGATCCATCAACCCTACTGGAGTGGTGCCGGCAGGTCCGGTCATCGATTTTGACCAGCCGCACGGACGGAAATAGTCCATGTACTACCGGGTTTCGTGATGAAGGCGGTGATTGTCGGCCATCATTCAAGGATTCGAAAGACGGAACCTCGGGTTGAGTTGGCGCGACACGCGACCCGGGTATCATCGACCGGGAGTCCATTATGAACAATGCTGTGAAGCTCATCATCGCAGTCGCGGCGCCGATCGTGATCGGCGGCCTTTCCGGACTCGCCACCGCCCGAGGCGTGTCGACCTGGTACCCGACTCTGGTTAAACCGTCGTTCAACCCACCGGCGTGGGTCTTCGGGCCGGTTTGGACCGTGCTCTATATCATGATGGGTGTGGCCGCATTCCTCGTCTGGCGGCAAGGCATCGACGCGAGTGGGGTCAAGGTGGCGTTGGCGGCTTTCGTTGTCCAGCTCGCCCTCAACGGGCTCTGGTCCA encodes:
- a CDS encoding tryptophan-rich sensory protein codes for the protein MNNAVKLIIAVAAPIVIGGLSGLATARGVSTWYPTLVKPSFNPPAWVFGPVWTVLYIMMGVAAFLVWRQGIDASGVKVALAAFVVQLALNGLWSILFFRFQQPGWALAEIFVLWIAIGVTIWLFWRVVPFAGALLLPYWAWVSFASILNASLWWLNRSVAG
- a CDS encoding glutathione S-transferase family protein — translated: MGLLVEGAWQDRWYDTASTDGRFVRSESAFRDRVAADGSTTFLPETGRYHLYVSYACPWAHRTLIYRTLKGLEPHISVSVVNPLMLENGWTFEDWKGVVPDPVFGASFLHQVYSRARPDYTGRVTVPVLWDLKTETIVNNESSEIIRFFDREFDSVGATGPQFCPPDLEDKIDELNSFIYQHINNGVYRAGFATTQEAYEEALIPLFDALDQIENRLSGSRYLLGERVTEADWRLFTTMVRFDAVYVGHFKCNLRRLVDYPNLWGWTRDLYQIPGVSDTVHFDHIKNHYYRSHGSINPTGVVPAGPVIDFDQPHGRK